In Pleurocapsa sp. PCC 7319, the following are encoded in one genomic region:
- a CDS encoding sigma-70 family RNA polymerase sigma factor: MNKEPDNSLIANSPDPNIPKDEEVFEAFTQGDISALGMLYDRYGLLVYRLIYRMLNNSQEAEDLTQEIFLNLQVKSKFNPERGSFYTYLMTLTRSRTIDRLRSKRSQGRFWQNIGKLKDSIEQQKSDSPMEVVSTEEISTQVRNALQHLSPNQRQILELSYYEGLSQSEIAKRINIPLGTVKTHSRRGLIQLRKNLHNLVN; the protein is encoded by the coding sequence GTGAATAAAGAACCTGATAATTCATTGATCGCCAATAGTCCCGATCCAAACATACCAAAGGATGAAGAGGTTTTTGAGGCATTTACTCAAGGGGATATATCTGCTTTAGGTATGCTATACGATCGCTATGGACTGTTAGTTTATCGTTTGATTTATCGGATGTTAAACAACTCTCAGGAGGCAGAAGACTTAACTCAAGAAATTTTTCTCAATCTACAAGTCAAGTCTAAATTTAATCCCGAGCGAGGATCTTTTTATACTTATTTAATGACTTTAACGCGATCGCGAACCATAGATCGCTTACGTTCCAAACGTTCCCAAGGACGTTTTTGGCAAAATATAGGCAAATTAAAAGATTCCATCGAGCAGCAAAAATCGGATAGTCCTATGGAAGTTGTTTCCACCGAAGAAATTTCTACTCAGGTTAGAAATGCCTTACAGCATCTATCTCCCAACCAACGTCAAATTTTAGAATTATCTTATTACGAAGGATTAAGTCAATCAGAAATCGCCAAACGTATAAATATTCCTCTCGGTACAGTTAAAACCCATAGTCGTCGTGGACTAATACAGCTAAGAAAAAATTTACATAATTTAGTTAATTAG
- a CDS encoding anti-sigma factor — MINNPRSHNLDEILAGYVLGDLDEVELVWLNEQLAANPQLREQVAQLESTLNLLPYGLPEDVPQNNLRSQILAQAKLKPVSPKFRWGWIISAVTAVGTLFLAINNFSLRQQIAFTENRLQQQQELITLLRQPNNRLVALTANDDVVTASGSLFISPESNTAVLTLKNLDALPGKQVYRLWAVSQGQKIGCSNFTPNAQGEVHLNLSSDDVLFNASSISITIEPEPDTEQPLGREFLSGSYAEI; from the coding sequence ATGATCAACAATCCTCGATCGCACAATTTAGATGAAATCTTAGCGGGATATGTTTTGGGAGATCTTGATGAAGTAGAACTTGTCTGGCTCAATGAGCAATTGGCAGCTAATCCTCAACTAAGAGAGCAAGTCGCTCAACTAGAATCGACCTTAAATCTTTTGCCCTATGGCTTACCGGAAGATGTACCCCAAAATAATCTTCGCAGTCAGATTTTAGCTCAAGCTAAGCTGAAGCCAGTATCTCCCAAATTTCGCTGGGGTTGGATTATTAGTGCTGTCACAGCAGTAGGTACTTTGTTTCTGGCTATAAATAACTTTAGTTTGCGTCAACAAATCGCTTTTACTGAAAATCGCCTACAGCAACAGCAAGAATTGATTACTTTATTACGTCAACCCAATAATCGCTTAGTAGCCTTAACAGCAAATGATGATGTCGTAACAGCATCGGGTAGTTTATTTATTTCCCCTGAGAGCAATACAGCAGTTTTAACGTTAAAAAACCTTGATGCTTTACCTGGAAAACAAGTGTATCGCTTATGGGCAGTATCTCAAGGTCAAAAGATTGGTTGTTCTAATTTTACCCCTAATGCCCAGGGTGAAGTACATCTCAACTTATCTTCAGACGATGTTCTTTTTAATGCCAGTTCAATTTCAATCACTATTGAACCAGAACCAGATACAGAGCAGCCTCTAGGACGCGAGTTTTTATCAGGTTCTTATGCCGAAATTTAA
- a CDS encoding NAD(P)/FAD-dependent oxidoreductase, with the protein MKPYPRVVIVGAGFGGLQTAQSLAEKGVEVLLIDRHNYHTFIPLLYQVATAQLAPEQVAVPIRTLLRKAKNLYFLQAEVQQIDFPAKEIKTDRKTLIYDYLVLATGSKSNFFDVRGAEKYAFRLKTLNQAIKLRNHLLRCFEQATLVSDNAQREQLLTIAIVGGGATGVELAGSLVELITNSLQRDFQQLNPQEVKLLLVQKSDRLFTEFPRSLGNYTAKKLRRLGVKVLLDSRVITVSADGLELDDGTFIAAATVIWAVGVSGAIPKCFPFPTTGKQRKVKVSPTLQLANYPEVFAIGDLAHVPSHKSLSGVAPEALQQGVYVARAIVKQLQGKRIKPFSYFNKGRLAIIGCYAGIGQIAGVNLRGFLPWLFWLTVHLIYFPDWRNRLMITLTWLHNYLIGDRPVRLILSDPKSASIERTVPLEIKN; encoded by the coding sequence ATGAAACCATATCCTAGAGTGGTCATTGTAGGGGCTGGTTTTGGTGGGTTACAAACTGCTCAATCTTTGGCAGAAAAAGGAGTTGAAGTTCTTTTAATAGATCGTCATAACTATCACACCTTTATTCCCCTACTCTATCAAGTTGCTACAGCCCAATTAGCTCCCGAGCAAGTTGCTGTTCCGATTCGTACTTTGCTGCGTAAGGCTAAAAATCTTTACTTCCTTCAGGCTGAAGTTCAGCAAATTGACTTCCCTGCCAAAGAAATTAAAACTGATCGCAAGACTCTGATCTATGACTATTTAGTTTTAGCCACTGGTAGTAAGAGTAATTTTTTTGATGTTCGTGGTGCAGAAAAATATGCCTTTCGACTTAAAACTCTTAATCAAGCGATTAAGCTACGCAATCATTTATTGCGCTGTTTTGAACAGGCAACCCTAGTCTCAGACAATGCTCAACGAGAACAACTATTAACCATTGCCATTGTAGGTGGGGGGGCAACGGGAGTAGAATTAGCTGGCTCTTTAGTAGAACTGATTACTAATTCTCTGCAAAGGGATTTTCAGCAACTAAATCCCCAAGAAGTTAAGTTACTCCTCGTGCAAAAGAGCGATCGCCTTTTTACCGAGTTTCCTAGATCTTTGGGCAATTATACTGCCAAGAAACTAAGACGCTTAGGAGTAAAAGTATTACTAGATTCGAGAGTAATTACAGTCTCTGCCGATGGTTTGGAACTTGATGATGGTACGTTCATAGCAGCTGCTACTGTTATTTGGGCAGTGGGTGTTTCAGGAGCAATTCCTAAATGTTTTCCTTTCCCCACTACAGGAAAACAAAGAAAAGTGAAAGTATCTCCCACCCTTCAACTAGCCAATTATCCCGAAGTCTTTGCCATTGGCGATCTTGCCCACGTCCCATCCCATAAATCTCTATCTGGGGTTGCCCCAGAAGCTTTACAACAGGGAGTCTATGTTGCTAGGGCGATTGTTAAACAACTCCAGGGCAAACGAATTAAACCTTTTAGTTATTTCAATAAAGGCAGATTAGCAATTATTGGCTGTTATGCAGGAATTGGTCAAATTGCGGGGGTCAATTTACGAGGTTTTTTACCTTGGCTTTTTTGGTTAACAGTCCACCTTATTTATTTTCCTGACTGGCGTAACCGCTTAATGATTACTTTGACTTGGCTACATAATTATTTAATTGGCGATCGCCCTGTACGTTTGATTTTATCAGATCCCAAATCAGCTTCTATCGAAAGAACAGTCCCCTTAGAGATTAAAAACTAA
- a CDS encoding DoxX family protein, with product MQTNSIDRNNFSTYALLGLRILLVLIFLYHGVPKAIFWSAATEKFVGFGLPGFLGPITGIVEVIASVLLLFGRFWKITNLILIFIIAGAIATVQIPSFVADSSKVAGLERDLLILVGHLTLLAFDPKGRLVVGNKE from the coding sequence ATGCAAACTAATTCTATTGACCGCAATAATTTTTCAACTTATGCCTTATTAGGTTTACGTATTCTTTTAGTACTAATTTTTCTCTATCATGGAGTCCCTAAAGCAATATTTTGGTCAGCAGCAACCGAAAAGTTTGTTGGCTTTGGCTTACCTGGTTTCCTGGGGCCAATTACTGGTATTGTCGAAGTAATTGCTAGCGTCTTGCTTTTGTTTGGGCGTTTTTGGAAAATCACCAATTTAATCCTAATCTTTATTATTGCCGGTGCGATCGCAACTGTTCAAATCCCCAGTTTTGTAGCCGATTCTTCCAAGGTTGCTGGCTTAGAAAGAGATTTATTGATTTTAGTAGGGCATTTAACCCTACTCGCTTTCGATCCCAAGGGAAGGTTAGTAGTAGGAAATAAAGAGTAA
- a CDS encoding helix-turn-helix domain-containing protein yields the protein MSDDQVVGTKYVQTTLKVLGGKWKLLILWNLKDCTRRFGELKRLMPSISEKMLIQQLRELEKDGLVHRNAYPQVPPKVEYSFTEYGRSLQPVLEVLCNWGEQHLQNFPDKDINSQE from the coding sequence ATGTCAGACGATCAAGTAGTAGGAACTAAGTATGTTCAAACAACCTTAAAAGTCTTGGGCGGTAAATGGAAACTTCTAATCTTGTGGAACTTAAAAGACTGTACAAGGCGTTTTGGCGAACTAAAGCGATTAATGCCCTCAATCTCAGAAAAAATGTTAATTCAGCAACTTCGAGAATTAGAAAAAGATGGTCTGGTACATCGTAATGCATATCCTCAAGTTCCGCCCAAAGTAGAATATTCTTTTACAGAATACGGAAGAAGTCTTCAACCTGTTTTAGAAGTTCTTTGTAACTGGGGAGAACAACATCTACAAAACTTTCCAGACAAAGATATTAATTCCCAAGAATAA
- a CDS encoding glucose 1-dehydrogenase encodes MVNLAGKTAIVTGSSRGIGRAIALRLAGDGANIVVTYHSSKDTAEKVVKEIKEKGVDAIALQVNVREIEDVRQMFTKAIEHFGKVDILVNNAAGKNIFKPTVQMTPEEYDSMFDITRGVYFTLQEAAKQLSDSGRIVSISTGGTSMTIPAGGAYAGSKAAVEQFSNSLAKELGDRKITVNTVAPGVTDTDGLVLEQEQIDQLINQTPLGRLGKPNDIANVIAMLVSDDAQWITGQNIRATGGII; translated from the coding sequence ATGGTAAATTTGGCAGGAAAAACCGCAATTGTTACAGGTTCATCTCGTGGTATTGGTAGAGCGATCGCTTTGCGACTAGCGGGGGATGGTGCAAACATTGTTGTAACTTATCACAGCAGTAAAGATACGGCAGAGAAAGTAGTTAAAGAAATTAAAGAAAAAGGAGTAGATGCGATCGCATTACAAGTGAATGTTAGAGAAATAGAAGATGTTCGCCAGATGTTTACTAAAGCCATTGAGCATTTTGGCAAGGTAGATATTTTAGTCAATAATGCTGCGGGGAAGAATATCTTCAAGCCGACTGTTCAAATGACTCCTGAAGAATATGACAGTATGTTTGACATTACTCGCGGGGTTTATTTCACCTTACAAGAAGCAGCTAAACAGCTAAGTGATAGTGGCAGAATTGTTAGTATCTCAACAGGAGGGACATCAATGACTATACCCGCAGGTGGAGCTTATGCTGGCTCAAAAGCAGCAGTGGAACAATTTAGCAATAGTTTGGCAAAAGAATTAGGCGATCGCAAAATAACTGTTAACACAGTCGCTCCAGGAGTCACTGATACTGATGGCTTAGTACTAGAACAAGAACAAATAGACCAACTTATTAACCAAACTCCATTGGGTCGTCTGGGCAAACCTAATGATATTGCTAATGTAATTGCGATGTTAGTTAGTGATGATGCTCAATGGATTACAGGGCAAAATATTCGCGCTACTGGAGGAATTATTTAA
- a CDS encoding antibiotic biosynthesis monooxygenase: protein MNYDTNSSINSHQPVTVLVTRSPRQENQKEFEQALADTIDAALEFPGHLGVTVLKPQRGESNDYRIIVKFASETDYQRWCRSHEAAYWFKILNRLEDKPPNLEVMTGLETWFTVDSSASRPMIPPPRYKMAIVTWIAIFVLIVLINLLLGSFLATLPMLLRSFLLTVGLVALMTYVVMPRMTRLFSGWLYLK from the coding sequence ATGAACTACGATACAAATAGCTCCATAAATTCTCACCAACCTGTTACCGTGCTGGTAACACGTAGTCCCCGCCAAGAAAATCAAAAAGAATTTGAACAAGCTTTAGCCGATACTATTGATGCTGCGCTGGAGTTTCCTGGGCATCTTGGGGTAACTGTTCTCAAGCCACAAAGAGGGGAATCAAACGATTATCGGATTATAGTTAAATTTGCTTCAGAAACAGACTATCAAAGATGGTGTCGATCGCATGAAGCAGCTTACTGGTTCAAAATCCTCAATCGTCTAGAAGATAAGCCACCAAATCTGGAAGTAATGACAGGGTTAGAAACTTGGTTTACTGTTGATAGTTCCGCATCCCGCCCGATGATTCCTCCACCTCGCTATAAAATGGCGATCGTTACCTGGATAGCAATTTTCGTCCTAATTGTACTAATTAATTTACTTTTAGGTAGCTTTCTGGCAACTCTACCAATGCTATTGCGTAGTTTCCTGTTGACCGTTGGATTAGTTGCTTTAATGACCTATGTTGTCATGCCTCGAATGACTCGATTATTTAGTGGCTGGCTATATCTTAAGTAG
- a CDS encoding efflux RND transporter periplasmic adaptor subunit: protein MIYTQQSQFATPLVRISASVVAVTMLLGIGGCGGEKEQASQPQAVAVKLKTIESATLIDSSEYVGTLEARERVSLAPRTEGRILEIFARQGDRVSRGDPIVKLEPTQEQENVNAATQSVNVEKARLGQNQAELRTAEANQAAAAAEVESAKADVQDAAAAVELAKINIERTRMLVEGGALAQQDLDDDNRDLKSGIAQLNSRRETLNAATKSLEAAEKQVEQARANIDSQNATIKQVEAELGSISQNLAFNTINAPIDGVLGSFDDKKVGDYVDIGEELTTITNNQSFDLNVNIPVEYRDRLKPGLTVEIVNEDGSPGTKGEIAYIAPLVQQNTQSILTKVTFPNQGSLKDREYVRVRVIWGKKPGVLVPTNAISTLGGQNFVYLATEANSQEESSTQSSNESNLPEENNSQSPNASLIAQQQPIKLGSIQAQNYQVLSGLQEGDRIAVSNILSLRDGTPIQLVESEQAVSEVSNESRQAGSR, encoded by the coding sequence ATGATTTATACACAACAGTCACAATTTGCTACTCCTTTAGTACGTATTTCCGCCTCAGTTGTAGCAGTTACGATGCTGTTGGGTATTGGTGGCTGTGGTGGAGAAAAAGAGCAAGCAAGTCAACCCCAGGCAGTCGCGGTCAAGTTGAAAACCATAGAATCTGCCACCCTCATTGATAGTAGTGAGTATGTAGGAACTTTAGAAGCAAGAGAGCGAGTAAGTCTGGCACCTCGTACCGAAGGCAGAATCCTAGAAATATTTGCTCGTCAGGGCGATCGCGTTAGTCGGGGCGATCCCATAGTAAAGTTAGAACCAACTCAAGAACAAGAAAATGTCAATGCTGCGACCCAAAGTGTCAACGTTGAAAAAGCTAGATTAGGTCAAAACCAAGCCGAACTGAGAACAGCAGAAGCGAATCAAGCAGCAGCAGCAGCAGAGGTAGAAAGCGCCAAAGCCGATGTTCAAGATGCAGCAGCAGCAGTTGAATTAGCCAAAATAAATATTGAACGTACCAGAATGCTAGTAGAGGGTGGAGCATTGGCGCAACAAGATTTAGATGATGATAATCGCGATCTTAAAAGTGGTATTGCCCAGCTAAATTCCCGCAGAGAAACCTTAAATGCAGCAACCAAATCTTTGGAAGCTGCAGAGAAGCAGGTAGAACAAGCCAGAGCAAATATTGATAGCCAGAATGCAACCATCAAACAGGTTGAAGCAGAATTAGGCTCGATCAGTCAAAATCTGGCTTTTAATACTATCAATGCACCCATCGATGGTGTTTTAGGCAGTTTTGATGATAAGAAAGTCGGCGATTACGTCGACATTGGTGAAGAATTAACCACGATTACCAATAATCAAAGCTTCGATCTCAATGTCAATATCCCGGTTGAATATCGCGATCGCCTTAAGCCAGGATTAACGGTAGAGATAGTCAATGAAGATGGTAGCCCAGGAACTAAAGGAGAAATTGCCTACATTGCCCCGTTAGTTCAACAAAATACGCAATCAATTCTAACTAAAGTTACTTTCCCCAATCAAGGAAGTCTCAAAGATCGGGAATATGTCAGAGTTAGGGTGATTTGGGGCAAAAAACCAGGGGTATTAGTACCAACTAATGCTATATCCACTTTAGGAGGACAAAACTTTGTCTATCTGGCAACTGAGGCTAATTCTCAAGAAGAAAGTAGCACTCAATCTTCCAATGAAAGTAATTTGCCAGAAGAGAATAACTCTCAGTCTCCCAATGCATCCCTAATTGCTCAACAGCAACCAATCAAGTTGGGTAGCATTCAAGCACAAAATTATCAGGTGCTCTCTGGTCTTCAAGAAGGAGACAGAATCGCTGTTTCTAATATTCTCAGCCTTAGAGATGGCACACCCATTCAACTTGTTGAATCAGAACAGGCTGTGTCTGAAGTGAGTAATGAGTCCCGTCAAGCGGGATCGAGATAA
- a CDS encoding efflux RND transporter permease subunit: MSISTPFIKRPVLTTVCTIVIVLLGVICIALLPLDKLPQIAPKQITVRANYVGADARTTVDNVTTVLEREINGTEDVKWINSNTDNNGNATINVSFPIEKDTNISQVLVQNRVAQAQSNLPQSVIATGVTTEKESPSITLVYGFYSEKNEAGEYYYDPVFLQNYVDRYLWNELKRIEGVGSLRIFGSATYSMRIWLDPNKLAARGLTSTDVVNAIASQNFEVGAGGVGRQPVPQTQQYELPLRVNGRFTNVEEAESLVVQAESDGTLIKIKDVGRAELGVENYFTQAVFDGEDPAVGLIVYQLPGTNALNTAELVKAKMAELEVDFPKGLKAEIAQDNTLFINASLQDLVLTLVQAIGLVVLIIFVFLQDWRTTLIPAIAIPVALVGAMIGLQALGFTLNQLTLFACVLATGLVVDDGIVIVEAVSAKLSQGMRPVQAALDAMEELVGAVLSTSVVLLAVFIPVTFFPGTTGIVYKQFALTIAFAVAFSTFNALTFSPTMSGVFLRPTQPVKGPLGWLFPRFNRVFDWLKVRYRSLIEFLTRMKLVVIAVFIGGLVLTGWTYTSLPQGFVPEEDQGYFFTIIEAPPGVSLSYTHNVTQQAAQIVMSHEEVQHSMALSGFSFDGQNSNKGVMFVKLHPWSERTGDSGSVFGLLQRINQEFQQEIDRALVFAVNAPPVDGLSNFGGSEIYIEDRQGKGMDALISNTQQVIAAASERPEIAQAISTFTFDSPMLEADIDRNKANAQNVDVSEILNTLQTYLGSNFVNQFVLDGRLYRVYAQAEAANRTNPDDINRLYVRSRDGELIQLSNLINAQRISYPPIVTNYNVYPAIKVNVNPSPGYSSGQVITAMEEVAGATLQPGFGYEWTNTAAEEKTAGGAAPLVFGLSFVMVFLVLAAQYESYIDPLIIMLTVPLAILGALGGIWLRATFLQAGGVWPVLNNNIYVQVGLVMLIGMASKNAILIVEFANQNRDLGMSIKKAAIFASEQRFRAILMTAISTLVGFMPLLIASGAGSVSRWSLGTGVFGGMLVATVLSLIFVPILYIVIKNFEQSFLKGGKNKDSGTRRNRDEENNRKRTTDATEEQSTISN, translated from the coding sequence ATGTCCATCTCAACCCCATTTATCAAACGTCCTGTCTTAACTACTGTTTGTACGATTGTGATCGTGCTTTTGGGAGTTATCTGCATAGCATTACTGCCTTTAGATAAATTGCCCCAGATTGCACCCAAACAAATTACGGTGCGAGCTAATTATGTGGGTGCAGATGCTAGAACTACTGTAGATAATGTAACTACGGTACTAGAGAGAGAAATTAACGGTACAGAAGATGTTAAATGGATTAATTCCAATACTGATAACAATGGCAATGCAACTATAAATGTTTCCTTTCCAATCGAGAAAGATACGAATATTTCTCAGGTATTAGTCCAAAATAGGGTCGCTCAGGCACAGTCTAATTTACCTCAAAGTGTTATTGCTACTGGAGTAACCACCGAGAAGGAATCTCCTAGTATTACTTTGGTATATGGTTTTTATTCTGAGAAAAATGAAGCGGGTGAATATTATTATGACCCAGTATTTTTGCAAAACTATGTCGATCGCTATTTATGGAATGAATTAAAACGAATTGAAGGAGTCGGCAGTCTGAGAATATTTGGTTCGGCTACCTATTCGATGCGGATTTGGCTCGATCCTAATAAGTTAGCTGCGAGAGGATTAACTTCTACCGACGTGGTTAATGCGATCGCCAGTCAAAACTTTGAAGTCGGTGCGGGGGGTGTTGGTAGGCAGCCAGTACCCCAAACCCAACAATACGAACTACCATTGCGGGTTAATGGGCGATTTACCAATGTTGAAGAAGCAGAAAGCTTGGTAGTGCAAGCAGAGAGTGACGGTACGCTAATCAAGATTAAAGATGTCGGACGAGCAGAACTAGGGGTAGAAAATTACTTTACCCAAGCTGTATTTGATGGAGAAGACCCGGCAGTTGGCTTAATTGTCTATCAGCTTCCTGGAACTAATGCGCTGAATACTGCTGAGTTGGTTAAAGCAAAGATGGCGGAATTAGAGGTTGATTTTCCCAAAGGTTTAAAAGCGGAAATTGCTCAAGATAATACCCTATTTATTAATGCTTCTTTGCAAGATTTGGTACTTACTTTGGTACAGGCGATCGGACTAGTAGTTTTAATCATCTTTGTCTTTTTGCAAGACTGGCGCACTACCCTAATTCCCGCGATCGCTATTCCTGTAGCTTTAGTGGGAGCAATGATTGGCTTACAGGCTTTAGGATTTACCCTGAATCAATTGACCTTATTTGCTTGTGTACTGGCAACGGGTTTAGTGGTAGATGACGGGATTGTGATTGTTGAGGCTGTTTCGGCTAAACTGTCTCAGGGAATGCGTCCTGTACAGGCAGCATTAGATGCGATGGAAGAATTGGTAGGGGCTGTACTATCCACTTCTGTAGTCTTGCTGGCGGTATTTATTCCCGTAACTTTTTTCCCAGGAACCACGGGGATTGTTTATAAACAGTTTGCTCTAACTATAGCTTTTGCCGTCGCCTTTTCGACTTTCAATGCCTTGACTTTTTCTCCCACTATGTCGGGGGTGTTTCTGCGTCCTACTCAACCTGTAAAAGGACCTTTGGGCTGGCTATTTCCTAGATTTAACCGTGTTTTTGACTGGTTAAAAGTGCGGTATCGAAGTTTAATCGAATTTCTCACCCGCATGAAACTAGTGGTGATTGCTGTCTTTATCGGTGGTTTAGTATTGACGGGTTGGACTTATACCAGTTTGCCTCAAGGATTTGTTCCTGAAGAAGATCAAGGCTATTTCTTTACTATTATCGAAGCACCGCCAGGAGTTTCCCTTAGTTACACTCATAACGTTACCCAACAAGCAGCCCAAATAGTCATGAGTCACGAAGAAGTACAGCACTCCATGGCTTTGTCGGGATTTTCTTTTGACGGTCAAAACAGCAACAAAGGGGTGATGTTTGTTAAGCTCCATCCCTGGAGTGAGAGAACAGGCGATTCTGGTTCGGTATTTGGGTTACTACAACGTATTAATCAGGAGTTTCAGCAAGAAATTGATCGTGCTCTAGTATTTGCTGTCAATGCCCCTCCCGTAGATGGTTTAAGTAACTTTGGTGGTTCCGAAATTTATATCGAAGATCGCCAGGGTAAGGGAATGGATGCCCTGATTAGTAATACTCAACAGGTAATTGCCGCAGCTAGTGAAAGACCAGAAATTGCTCAGGCAATAAGTACTTTTACCTTTGATAGTCCGATGTTGGAAGCAGACATTGATCGCAATAAAGCTAACGCGCAAAACGTTGATGTCAGCGAGATTCTTAATACCTTGCAAACCTATCTCGGTTCTAACTTTGTTAATCAATTTGTTCTCGATGGTAGACTCTATCGAGTATATGCCCAAGCCGAAGCGGCAAATCGTACTAATCCCGATGATATTAATCGACTCTATGTGCGATCGCGTGATGGTGAATTAATTCAACTCAGTAATTTAATTAATGCCCAACGTATTTCTTATCCCCCTATTGTCACTAACTACAACGTTTATCCAGCGATCAAAGTAAACGTCAATCCTTCACCAGGCTATAGTTCTGGTCAAGTAATTACCGCCATGGAAGAAGTTGCAGGGGCAACTCTACAACCAGGTTTTGGTTATGAATGGACCAATACCGCAGCCGAGGAAAAAACCGCGGGTGGTGCTGCACCGTTGGTATTTGGTCTCAGTTTTGTAATGGTGTTTTTAGTGTTAGCGGCTCAGTATGAAAGCTACATCGATCCTCTGATTATTATGCTCACTGTTCCCTTAGCTATTCTGGGTGCATTGGGAGGAATTTGGCTGAGAGCAACTTTTCTCCAAGCAGGAGGAGTTTGGCCTGTTCTCAACAATAATATCTATGTCCAAGTAGGATTAGTTATGTTGATCGGTATGGCAAGTAAAAATGCAATCCTGATTGTGGAATTTGCGAATCAAAACCGTGACTTAGGCATGAGTATTAAAAAAGCCGCGATTTTCGCTTCTGAGCAGAGATTTAGAGCGATTTTAATGACCGCAATATCTACTTTAGTCGGGTTTATGCCTTTATTAATAGCCTCTGGTGCTGGTTCAGTCAGTCGCTGGTCGCTTGGTACGGGTGTGTTTGGCGGGATGCTCGTAGCAACAGTTTTGAGTCTAATCTTTGTCCCGATTCTTTATATTGTGATCAAAAATTTTGAACAGTCTTTCTTGAAAGGAGGCAAGAATAAAGACTCCGGGACTCGGAGAAATAGAGATGAGGAGAATAATAGAAAGAGAACAACAGATGCGACAGAAGAACAATCAACAATCAGTAATTAA
- a CDS encoding Uma2 family endonuclease, translating to MITLAKWSVEDYHQMIAAGVLSERCVELLEGQIIEMSPEGPLHRKINDSIAEYLREKLRDCAKIYEAHPVTLPDSEPEPDISVVKLPASLYDSRHPSTEEIYLLIEISDSTLEKDLEQKRIAYAHAGILEYWVVDLKAQQLIVFRQPSVNTYQIKQTHSQGAISLVAFPDIEMSVEKLLSKKDN from the coding sequence ATGATTACCTTAGCTAAATGGTCAGTTGAAGACTATCATCAAATGATTGCCGCAGGTGTCCTTAGTGAGCGTTGTGTCGAATTACTAGAAGGGCAAATTATTGAGATGTCACCAGAGGGACCTTTACATCGGAAAATCAACGATTCCATAGCAGAATACTTACGGGAAAAACTCCGAGATTGTGCCAAGATTTACGAAGCTCATCCCGTTACCCTTCCTGATTCAGAACCAGAACCTGATATTTCTGTTGTTAAATTGCCAGCTTCCTTGTACGATTCTCGTCATCCTTCTACTGAGGAAATTTACCTATTAATAGAAATATCTGATAGTACCTTAGAAAAAGATTTAGAACAGAAGCGAATTGCCTATGCCCATGCTGGAATTTTAGAATACTGGGTTGTAGATTTGAAAGCTCAACAACTGATCGTGTTTCGGCAACCATCAGTAAATACTTATCAAATTAAACAAACCCATAGCCAAGGAGCTATTTCCCTGGTTGCGTTTCCCGACATTGAAATGTCAGTTGAAAAGCTATTATCAAAAAAAGATAATTAG
- a CDS encoding type II toxin-antitoxin system HicA family toxin, with product MPKKIRELKKILQKAGFQKLPGKGSHTNWVHPLYSGKVTISGKDGSDAKPYQEKEIKQAIQEVSKRKENE from the coding sequence ATGCCAAAGAAAATTAGAGAGTTAAAGAAAATATTGCAAAAAGCAGGTTTTCAAAAACTACCAGGAAAAGGTAGCCATACAAACTGGGTACATCCTCTCTATTCTGGAAAAGTTACAATATCTGGTAAGGATGGTAGTGATGCCAAACCATACCAAGAAAAAGAAATTAAACAGGCTATTCAGGAAGTAAGCAAAAGAAAGGAAAATGAATAA
- a CDS encoding type II toxin-antitoxin system HicB family antitoxin codes for MNKAKYQMIIQWSDEDNCFLVAFPDFPGSYWRTHGDTYDEAFANGKEALESLMTSYESTGESLPTPKVAYSA; via the coding sequence ATGAATAAAGCAAAATATCAAATGATTATTCAGTGGAGTGACGAAGATAATTGCTTTTTAGTCGCATTTCCCGATTTTCCTGGTAGCTATTGGCGTACTCATGGCGATACTTATGATGAGGCTTTCGCTAATGGGAAAGAAGCTCTTGAATCTTTGATGACATCCTATGAAAGTACAGGAGAATCTTTGCCCACACCTAAAGTTGCCTACTCTGCATAG